From Cucumis melo cultivar AY chromosome 1, USDA_Cmelo_AY_1.0, whole genome shotgun sequence, a single genomic window includes:
- the LOC103503178 gene encoding alcohol dehydrogenase-like: MSSTKGQVIKCKAAVAWEAGKPLVIEEVEVAPPQANEVRVKILFTALCHTDVYFWEAKGQTPLFPRIFGHEAGGVVESVGEGVTDLKEGDHVLPVFTGECGECRHCKSEESNMCDLLRINTDRGVMISDGNTRFSKNGQPIYHFVGTSTFSEYTVVHVGCLAKINPCAPLDTVCVLSCGISTGLGATLNVAKPTKGSSVAIFGLGAVGLAAAEGARIAGASRIIGIDLNSNRFEEAKKFGVNEFVNPKEYDKPVQQVIAEMTNGGVDRSVECTGSIQAMISAFECVHDGWGVAVLVGVPNKDDSFKTHPMQFLNEKTLKGTFFGNYRTRSDIPNVVEQYLNKELELEKFITHSVSFSEINKAFDYMLNGESIRCVIRMEHD; encoded by the exons ATGTCGAGCACCAAAGGTCAAGTCATCAAATGCAAAG CTGCAGTGGCATGGGAAGCTGGAAAGCCACTGGTGATTGAAGAAGTGGAAGTGGCACCACCACAAGCCAATGAAGTTCGTGTTAAGATCCTTTTTACTGCTCTTTGCCACACTGATGTTTACTTTTGGGAGGCCAAG GGTCAAACACCCTTGTTCCCTCGAATATTTGGACATGAAGCTGGAGG agTTGTGGAGAGTGTAGGAGAAGGAGTGACAGATTTGAAAGAAGGCGATCATGTGCTACCAGTGTTCACAGGGGAATGTGGAGAATGTCGTCATTGTAAGTCAGAAGAGAGCAACATGTGTGATCTCCTTCGAATCAACACAGACCGTGGAGTGATGATTAGTGATGGGAATACGAGATTTTCTAAAAATGGGCAACCAATTTACCACTTTGTTGGAACCTCAACATTTAGTGAATACACAGTTGTTCATGTTGGGTGTCTGGCCAAAATCAACCCTTGTGCCCCTCTTGACACTGTATGTGTTCTTAGTTGTGGAATTTCAACCGGCCTTGGTGCCACTTTGAATGTGGCGAAGCCAACTAAGGGTTCCTCTGTAGCTATCTTTGGATTGGGTGCTGTTGGTCTTGCT GCTGCTGAGGGTGCAAGAATTGCTGGGGCATCTAGAATCATTGGAATTGATCTCAATTCAAATCGATTTGAAGAAG CTAAAAAGTTTGGTGTCAATGAGTTTGTGAATCCAAAGGAGTATGACAAACCTGTCCAACAG GTGATTGCTGAGATGACTAATGGAGGAGTTGATCGAAGTGTTGAATGTACAGGAAGCATCCAAGCAATGATCTCTGCCTTTGAATGTGTTCATGAT GGATGGGGTGTTGCTGTGCTTGTTGGTGTCCCAAACAAAGACGATTCCTTCAAAACTCATCCAATGCAATTTCTGAATGAGAAAACTCTAAAAGGTACCTTTTTTGGCAACTACAGAACTCGATCTGACATTCCCAATGTTGTGGAGCAGTACTTGAACAAG GAGCTTGAATTGGAGAAATTCATCACCCACTCTGTTTCGTTTTCTGAAATCAACAAGGCTTTTGACTATATGCTAAATGGAGAGTCAATCCGATGCGTCATTCGAATGGAACATGATTGA